Within Enterobacter sp. RHBSTW-00175, the genomic segment TCGCAGGACGGGGCGAACATCCGTTCCCTCTGCCGTCGCTTCGGCATTTCACCTGCCACTGGCTATAAGTGGCTTCGCCGCTGGGCGGAGGAAGGGGCCTCTGGCCTTCAGGACCGCCCGCGCATACCGCACCATTCCCCGAACCGCTCATCTGACGACATCACTGCCCTGCTGCGTATGGCGCATGACCGCCATGAACGCTGGGGCGCACGCAAGATAAAGCGCTGGCTGGAAGACCAGGGGCACACCATGCCCGCCTTCAGCACCGTCCATAACCTCATGGCCCGTCACGGTCTGCTGCCGGGCACTTCACCGGGCATTCCCGCCACGGGACGGTTCGAACATGACGCGCCGAACCGCCTCTGGCAGATGGATTTTAAGGGCCACTTTCCCTTTGGAGGCGGCCGCTGCCATCCGCTCACCCTGCTGGACGACCACTCCCGATTTTCCCTGTGCCTGGCGCACTGTACCGATGAACGGCGCGAGACCGTGCAGCAGCAGCTGGTCAGCGTGTTTGAGCGCTACGGCCTGCCGGACCGGATGACGATGGACAACGGTTCTCCGTGGGGAGACACCACCGGCACCTGGACGGCGCTGGAGCTGTGGCTGATGCGTCTGGGTATCCGGGTGGGGCACTCCCGGCCGTATCATCCGCAGACGCAGGGTAAGCTGGAGCGTTTTCACCGGAGCCTGAAGGCAGAAGTGCTGCAGGGGAAGTGGTTCGCGAGCGGGGGCGAACTGCAGCGCGCCTTCGACCACTGGCGGACAGTCTATAACCTTGAACGCCCGCATGAGGCGCTGGATATGGCGGTACCGGGGTCGCGGTATAAGCCGTCAGAGCGGCAGTACAGCGGCAACACCACGCCCCCGGAATACGACGAGGGCGTGATGGTCAGGAAAGTGGATATCAGCGGAAAGCTGAGCGTGAAAGGGGTAAGTCTGAGCGCAGGCAAGGCGTTCAGGGGAGAACGGGTCGGGCTGAAGGAGATGCAGGAAGACGGCAGCTACGAGGTGTGGTGGTACAGCACGAAAGTGGGGGTGATCGACCTGAAGAAAAAGTCGATCACCATGGGTAAAGGATGTTAAAAAGTGTTCACCATGTCCCCGAACACCTGTCTACCATGTCCCCGGACC encodes:
- a CDS encoding IS481 family transposase — encoded protein: MESLMSWDARDTMSLRTEFVLFASQDGANIRSLCRRFGISPATGYKWLRRWAEEGASGLQDRPRIPHHSPNRSSDDITALLRMAHDRHERWGARKIKRWLEDQGHTMPAFSTVHNLMARHGLLPGTSPGIPATGRFEHDAPNRLWQMDFKGHFPFGGGRCHPLTLLDDHSRFSLCLAHCTDERRETVQQQLVSVFERYGLPDRMTMDNGSPWGDTTGTWTALELWLMRLGIRVGHSRPYHPQTQGKLERFHRSLKAEVLQGKWFASGGELQRAFDHWRTVYNLERPHEALDMAVPGSRYKPSERQYSGNTTPPEYDEGVMVRKVDISGKLSVKGVSLSAGKAFRGERVGLKEMQEDGSYEVWWYSTKVGVIDLKKKSITMGKGC